AGTCTGATGAATCAAAAGGGTGTTTATGCCGAATTGTATGAAAAGCAGACCCAAAGTGGAGAGTCTGTAGATAGCTAGAGGAGCATTCCTTTTGGATTAATAGGCAAAATCCGGGTTGAAGCTTTTTTTCAGTTCGCTAGTAGCTAGTCTCGATTTATTTCAGCCATCAGAGAGTGTATTGGGAAAAAGTCTTTAACTTGATCATTATCAATTCATTTAATCATTTTTGGATATGGCACAAAAGAAAAACTCCTCCAAGGATACCGAAAAAGTCCTTCAGGAAATAGGCGATAAAATCGAAGAATTGGTAAAAAAGGCAGCAGAGGCAGGGTCGGAGGCCAAAGAGGATTTAGAAGCGAAAATCAAAGAACTTAAGGAAAACAAGACGACCCTGGAGGCAGAGTTTAAAAAAGGTAAAACTATTCTGGAGAAGGAATTCAAGGAGCGAAGTGAAGACATCAAACCCAAGATTGAAGAGTCAAAGGGCTTTTTAAAGGAAGGCCTCAAGCAGATTGGGCTAGCTTTTAAAGCATTGTTTGGGAAGAAGTAGTTTTAACCCAATCTCTTCCAAAGGGAAACAAAATGCCCGAAGGGTTACTTCGGGCATCTTGTTATTTCTCCGTGAGCGCATTACATCGATCGTAGGTAGGATCTAGGTCGATGAAAATATCTTCTTTGGCAGTTAGAAACCAAGTTTCCAATAACTCATCTTCCTTTTTACGTAGTGTGGCCGCTTTCAGCTTTTCATAATCATCCTCCAGGTTTGCCCGGTGAGCTGGATACTTAGCTTTGTAGTAGAGGATTCTCACTTTTGTGCCTTCTCTTGGATCTTCGAATCGTATAGGTTCTGTGATGTTGCCCACTTCCATACTGTCCAACGTAAAGTATAACACAGGGTCTTCGAGTGTTCTAAGCGTCAGGCGGTTTGAGCTGGTAGCAGGATCAGTGAAGAACCCGCCATTATCTGAAGTGTTTCGGTCATCAGAGTTTTCCTTAGCTGCTTTGGCAAAGTCTATTTTTCCAGCTTGAATTTCTGTTTTTAGGCTATCTAGGAATCGTTCTGATTTTACGATATCTGCCTCCGTAGCTTTCGGGATGATCAGTATGTGCCGGGTATTATAGGTGGTTCCTTTCTTTTCTAATAACTGGATCATGTGAAAACCAAAGTCAGATTCTACAGGATCTGAAATTTCTCCTTGTCTCAGTCCCAAAGCGGCAGTTTCATATTCAGGTACCATCTGGCCTTTGGATGAAAAACCCAAATCGCCACCATTTACCGCTGATCCGGGATCTTCTGAGTATTGTCTGGCCAAGTCAGCAAAGTCAGCATTTCCCGCCAGGATATCAGCTTTAAACTGCTTCAGTTGATTATATACTGCTTCTTTAGTCTGCTCATTGACTTCGGGTTTTTTTACGATCTGACCCACTGTCACCTCGGCAGAAAAGAAAGGTAGGGAATCGGTAGGGATGCTATAGAAGAAATCCCTTACTTCTGCAGGTGAGACGGTCAGTCCCTCAGTGATTCTGGTACGCATGCGCTGTACGATAAGCTGCTCTCGTATTACTTCTTGGATTTCGCTTTTGAGCTGATCTGCAGTTTTGCCATAGGCTTCTACCAAGGTGCTTTCATCTCCGCCAAACTGCTGCAATACCATGCTGAAGCGCTGTTCTGTTTGCAGTTGTACTTCGGCATCGGTTACCATTACTGAGTCTATTTCAGCTTTGGCTACCATAAGTTTATTGATCATTAAGGATTCAAAGACCTGGCATCGGGTAGGCGGCTCGGCTCCTTGCTGTCTTTGGGACAAAGCTTCAAGGTAGGTCTTCTGAATATCAGATTCCAGCAAGATATAGTTATCTACTTTGGCTACAATCTTATCCAATACCTGTCCAGTAGGAGCCGGCTCCTGAGCCCGGACTGAGGCGAAAAGTAAACAGAAAAGGAAGGCAATTGTAAGGTGTTTATGTAATTTCATTGTGATGGTTTCAGCCCGGATCACCGGGTGAGGTATTACTGATAGTTTGTCAATTATTGGTTCAAAGCTACGAAAGTCTCTTCTTTAGCTTTGGGGTTGATGTTAATCGGGTATTTCTTTTTTAACCGGTCGATAAGTGCTTCATTCAGGTATTCCTGATAGTCGCGGATCACCATTCCCCGGGACTCTTCGAATTTACGTGGGCCGGCAGGTACTTGGTCACCGAGCAGTACGAGGTGCAGGTGTCCATTTGCCTCTATTTCTTGCAAGTTTTTGTTCAGGTCTGCCTGGGCCAGGACGGGATGTGTTTGGTATTCGATCAGTCCGTGTTCTTCTTGATAGGCGGAAGGATTAGAGGAAATGACATCTGAATCAAAGGAGCTAATCAGCCCATCGGAAAGGGATTTGCCCTGCAGTGCGTTTTTGGCAGTTTCCAGCTGCTTCAAATCCAGTACTTTCACGATCAAAGCATTCACTCTGTCTTTCCACTGGTAGTTTTCAATGTGATCCTGGTAATATTTTAGTTGTCCGATGGAGTCGTTCAGACCTTTTTGCCATACTTGGTCATTCATCAGCGAAAAGAGCAAGATTCCATCTCTGTACTCTTTCAGTAGCATTCGGTATTCCTTATTATTGGCAGCTAGATCTGCCTCTTCCACTTCATTCAGTACATCTGCGGCAAATCTTTCATACCATGCGCTGAAGATGCCATGCTGGGTATTCATGATCAGCTCTTTTTCGGCTATGAAATTTGCTAGATCGCTAGTAGAATAAGGTTTTCCTTGAAGTGTGAATAAATTGGAGGATTCTCCCGCCTTCAATTCTTCCAAAAGCTGGTTTTGGGTGATGTCGTTAAGCTTACTTTCGAGGTCTTGAACTACTGCTTCATTTTCTTCAAATCCATACCTGGACTTTTGAATAGCCATCACTTGGGATTGGATCATCGTGGAGCGGGAGTCTCTCAGAATACGTGACCGAATGCTTTCCTCCATGGATTCAAAGCTATCTAGGGGTTTTTTAGACTCTAGCCTTAGAATGTGGTAGCCATAGCGGGTCTGGATAGGAGGAGATACTTCGCCGATTTCGGTAAGGGAAAATGCAGCCATTTCAAACTCGGGAATCATAGATCCTACGCTGAACCAGGGCAGCATTCCACCTTTTTGGCTGGTAGAAGGATCCTCTGAATAGGTCTTTACGATATCTTCCCAGATGGTGCTTTCTTTTTGTATTTCTGTGTAGATGTCAGCTACTTTCCTTTTGGCCTGATCTTCTCCATTAGGTAGATCCTCGTTGATTCTGACGAGAATGTGGGATACTCTTACTTGGCCGGGATTGGGCTGGCGATCTTGGACTTTGATGATGTGGTAGCCAAAGTCGGTCAGCACAGGGTCGGAAACTTGTCCCGGCTGAAGGCTGAAGGCTGCGTCTTCAAATGGCTGTACCATTTGCAAGGCCGTGAAATATCCTAAATCTCCTTTATTAGCCTGAGCAGACGGATCTTCGGAATATTCTAGTGCGAGTTCATTGATATCGGCTCCGTTATTGATTTCTTCTTTAAGTTTCAAAGCCATTCGGAGTACCGTGACACTATCGTCTTTGCTGGCGTTGGGAGGAAATTTCAATAAGATATGGCTAGCGTGGATTACCTCCTGCATTCTGGCGTATGCTTTTCTTAGCTCACCTTCTTCCAGGGAGTTACGGATCAGAAATGGTGACTTGAGATTTTCCTGAAAGGATTCAAACTCTCTTTTAAACTCCGGAGTCTGATCCAAACCCAAAGATTCCGCCTCTTTGACTTTTAGCTTATAGTTGATGAAAAGGTCCAGGTTCTCATCAAACTCCTCTCTGGACATACCAGCAGTACCGGAGTCAGAATTGTTTCCCTTGCTGATCAGATAGATCAGTTCGTCCTTATCTATGGGTTCATCGCCTATGGTGAGCAGCGGCATGTCCTGATTTGGGCTTTGCCAAAAAGCCTCAGCAGCCAAGGGTGATGAGATTCCCAGAAGAAAGAGTATTATAAATGCCGAAACGGTTCGGTTTGTCATGTAATGAATGCCAGAATTTGAATGCAATTTTACAAATTTATTAGGAATTCAAGTCAAAAGCCCCGAATACTAAGCATTTAACAAGAATTAGGATCGAAACCACTTGATCAGCCGGCAGGTGTTGATGCCCTTGCTGGATTCAAACTCTATTTCGTCCATGATCTTCTTTACCAAAATGATGCCTAAACCTCCTTTTCGCTTGGAGCCTTTTACGTGATTTAAGTCCGGGACTTCATAATCCAGCATATTGAAGGCCTGTCCACGATCCTTGATCTCCACGATGAGTTTGCCTGCAAGCTTTTTTACTTTCAATTCGATTTGATCCTGACCGTTACATTGATGGGAATGGATGATTAAGTTGGCACACACTTCCTCTACAGCCAAGGTGATCTGATGCTGATCCATGTCTGAGAGATGCAGGGAGGCGAAGGTTTTTTGTAGAAAAGCCCTTAGCTCCGATAGTGCATTGGTCTGGCAATATATGTTCAACTGATAATCCATCTCAGTCACTTAGTGCGCTTTTTTTATCCTGGTAAAGGTTCATCAATTGATCCAAGCCTAAAATATTGAATACTTCCAATACCCGTTCAGACAGCGCGTAGATTTTCAGGTCAATTTCTTTCTCCTGAAAATCTTCCAGATAGGACATAAATACGCCAAGGCCTGCTGAAGAAATATACTCTAAACCCTTTGCATCGACTAAGATGGATTTGCTGCCGGACTCTACCAGATTGGTAATGGCCTCGTCCAGCATCACGGAGTTGCTGGCATCCACCTCACCTTGGAGGGTTAAGATATCATGCCCGTTTTCATGTACAGTATTAATGGTCAGCATTTCTTAGCTTTTGTTAATGTTTTCAGTTACAGGGTTGGTAAATCTGACTACCATCAGGGAATAATCGTCATCGATAAGCCCATCACCTTCTACAAAAGTATGCAGGGAGTCAATGATTATTTCCCGGATTTCATGGGGTGTCCGCTCGTGATAAACTTCCAGCAAAGTTCTAATTCTCTCAAAACCAAACTGCTGGGATTTCTTGTTTTTTGCTTCTACTATTCCATCGGTAAACAGGACCAGTACATCCCCGGTCAAATAGGTAAATGTCTTTTCCTCAACGTGTTTCTCGTACTGCTTGTTTCTTAAAATTCCCAGGCCAAGCCCGTCTACGCTTAAATACTCTGCGATGTTCCGGTTTTTTTGATACATCAGCGTAGGCATGTGTCCTGCTCTGGAGTGTGTGATGGACTGTTCCTGGGTATTGATCAGTAAGATGGAAGCGGTGATGAAGTGGTTTCTTTCCAGGCATTTACTCAAGGCGGAATTTGCCCTGATCATAAACTCCTGCATGGAAAGGTTGAGTTGAATCAAGCTTTGAAAAATACCCTTCATCTGGGACATATGGAATGCCGCCGAGGTTCCTTTGCCAGAGACATCTCCTATGATGAGTACAAACCTGTGCTGGTCCAGTTGAAAAGTATCATAGTAATCTCCACCCACTTCATCCGCAGCATGAGAATACGCACAGATTTCAAAATGCTCATTATGATCCAGCTTGTCCGGAAGTAAGGATTTTTGGACGCGCTGGGCAATTTTTAACTCTTCCTGATATCTCTCGTTTTGGATCGCCTGGTTTAGCAGTCTGTGGTTTTCTACAGCGATACAGGCTTGTCTGCCGAATGTGGAGATGATATTCACCATTTCCTTATTGAATCCATCGGATACCTCTTTGCAAAGCACCATCCTGCCGATGGCGGCTTTGTTGATAATCAGGGGGACCAGCAGGGCCGATTGAAACTTGGGATGTGCTATCCGTACCGCAAGGGGATTGAGATTGTCAGGCTTGCTATCAGTAGCCCATTCTTGGGCACTTTTCTGTTTTTGGATCAGTTCAGATACCTCGGCTCTGGTTTGCTCATCTATGAATCTTTCCTGAAAAAAACCATCCGGATACTCTTCGGTATTCATTTGTAGCCATGCTGCGTCTGCATAGGCCGCACTCATGCAGGAATCCATCAGGATATCCAGCACCTGCTCCTCGTTTTCTTCAGGCTGTATGGACTGGCTGAGCCTTTGGAAATTAATCGCCTCAGTCAGCTTTTGCTCAAAAACAGAAGAGGTGGGGAGATTAAAAAGCGTTACTAAAAAGCTGAAAAGAGCATAAACCAGAATGAACCAAAACAAAGCCAGCAGAAAAAGATTGCTGGTTAGATTGACAGGATATCTCTCTTCGGAAGAAAAAAAGTAAGTCTCATAGAAAAGAAAACCTGCGCAAAAGATAATGATGCTGAGAAATAGCAGGGACTTCCATTTTTCCTTAAAAGTCAAGTAAGGAATCCACTTCAGATTACCTGAAAGAATGACCGCAAGTATCCCCAAGAATACAAATCCAAAGATGTAACTGTACCCTATTTGTCCCCGGTCAAAGAAAACAAGTAAGATTGCACCCAGCATGGCAAACTCAAATGCCTGCCATTGCTTCATCACCCGCTTGGTTTTCTGATACAGAATCAAATGACGCCAAAGCAAGGAGGTGGAAATCAGAAATATAGTAATCAACCCAAAATTGATGTGATAGAAAAAATTCATCAAAAATGGCTCTGTGGCCAGCTTGCTATCACCTAATGCCATGTAGAACAATCCAATAAATAAGGATACCGCTAGCGCAAATAGACCTGTGGAGGCACCGCGCCAGATAAGGTTCAGAAAGTCACTCTGGGAACTGGTAGATATGGAGTATTTATAAAAGAAATAAACTGTGAGGAAAAATAATGACTCTAAAATCCAGGTGAATTCCACCGCTATACCAGAGTCCATTTCATTCAAGATTCCAAATAGCCTCACCAAATCCACAAACAATAAGGCAAGCCAAACCAGAATGGCTAACAGCAAGCTGAGTTTACCTATATGAATTGGTGGTCGTTTGATCATGAATGTGCTACCACAATATTACTCAATAGGATGGAAAAAATTGACTCATCCGTCTTTCTCTACCTAGGCTACTTGTTAAAAAGTGTAAAAACCAGCTAAGCTGTAATACTAAGAATCAGGTGCAAATCAAGTCCTCGATCACTCCTACGCCATATTTCTCATCGATCATCGCCAGTACTTTGCTCTTATTCATCATCAATTCTTTTTTGATCGGACCCGAGCTGAGTTTCACAAAAAGTTTTTTGTCCCGAACAAATACGGAGCTGGTCCTGTCAGCAATAGTCTTACCGACCAGTTCTGGCCAGTCATGTACCAATGACTTTTCTCTGAATTTCCCCTCCAGGCGATAGGCTTTCAATAGATCATTGAAAGCTGATTCTAAGGGAGCTGCTTCTTTTTTTCTGCTGAAATAGGAGTCTCTGGCCATGGGGTTTGGTGTTCAGATGAAAAGCGCAGACGAAATACTATCTGCTAGTAATTTACCGGATTTGCTCAAAGATAGGTGATTCTCTTTCCAAATCAGCCAACCCTCCTCCTGCATCTGCGCAAGAATACGTTCTTTGTCCTGGGCTAAATCCACCTGGTACTTTTCTTTTATTTCATCCAAATCTATTCCCCAAATGGTTCTTAAACCTGTCAGAATATATTCGTTGAGATTTTCTTCTGCTGAAAGCTGCTCTTTTTCAAACGGAACTTGCTCCTTTTCCAGGGATTTGAGGTAAAGTGCATTATTGGAGGGGTTTGCTCCTCTGTCTTTTCCGTCGAAGGAATGTGCGCTGGGACCCACACCCAAAAAAGGCACCGCTTTCCAGTAATTCATATTGTGCAATGCAAACTCACCAGGCTTTCCAAAATTAGATACTTCATATTGGATATATCCTGCGGAGGCTGTCATTTCTTGAAGGAGTTCAAATTGCTCGGCTACAAAATCCTCATCGGCCGGAATGAACTTGCCTTTTTCTGTCCAGTTTCCCAGTGCCGTTTTGGGCTCCACGGTTAATGCATAGCTGGAGATATGTCCCGGGTTTTGGTTGATCGCCATTGTCAGATCTCTTTTCCAAAGGGCGTGATCTGCATGTGGGAACCCATAAATGAGATCCAGACTGAATTTTTCGAAGCCTACTTTTCGGGCATTCTCTATAGCCAATCTGGACTCCTCGGCAGAATGAGCGCGGTTGTAGAATTTTAATACTTTTTCCTCAAAACTTTGAATCCCCAGGCTAAGGCGATCTATACCCAGTGATTTCCATGAGTGTAGGTTTTCCTTGGACAGGTCATCTGGATTTGCCTCTAGGGTCACCTCTTCCCAAGCTGAGCCAAAGGTATCCGAAATTGTGTCAAGGATTTGCTCCAGCTCCTGCGCTTCTAGAAGTGATGGCGTACCGCCTCCAAAGTATACTGTCTCAATGCTGAGATCACTGAGGTATGCTTTGCGCAAGTTGAGTTCCTTGCAGATCATTTGCACCATGTGGGCTTTTCTATCCAGATTGGTACTGAAGTGGAAATCACAATAGTGACATGCCTGCCTGCAAAAAGGGATGTGTATATATATGCCTGCCACGTTGATTTCTGTTAATTTGCGAATATAATCAATCCCGCACTGCACTTTGAAATTATCCGTTTTGGTATGCTTATTTTACTTTTTTTGGGCTGGCCCAAAGGCATTTTCCCAAACAGGATTTTGGCTGAAGATGGAGGATGGGCGATCGGTCTCTTCCTGGCAAAGTTTCCCTTCTGCCATACAGGCTTTGGCTAAGGTAGACTCTACCTTGAGCGGATTACAAGCTTCAGGTTTTTTGGAAGCTTACGCTACCGAAGAATATTTGGCCCAGGATTCTTTGCTGGTGGTTCTTGAGCTTGGAAATGAATACCTGTGGGAGGATTTGCGTACAGATCAGGTTCCTCTAGCACTTAGGAATAAGGTAGCACCGGTGACCTCCAGCTATGCAGATGCGGAGCGCTGGATGAAAGGGGTGATCCGAAATGCAGAAAATTCGGGTTTCCCTTTTGCGCAGCTCAAAATAGACAGTCTTGCCCGTGAGGGAAATAGGCTCTCAGGCACTATTGTCTACGATTCTGGGCCGATTATTCTATGGGACAGTCTGGCGGTGGAGGGCAATACCAGTACCAAAATTAACTATTTACAGCAGCTGACAGGAATTAAGGCAGGGGAGCCTTTTTCCCAGAATCAACTAGAGGTGGCCGAGCAAATTCTCCGGAGATCTCCGTATTTCAGGCTAGTGGCGCCGGCAGCTCTTTCGTTTCAGATCAAAAAAGCTAAACCCACATTTACGCTTAGCGATAGAAACACCAATGTCTTCGATGGGGTTATCGGCTTTTTGCCCAATGAAAACGAACCTGGGAAAATGCTCATCACTGGGCAGCTCGACCTGCAGCTTTATCACTTGGGTGGCCGGGGCCGGGATATTTCTGTGAACTGGCAACGCTTGAATGTGCAGTCGCAAAGTTTGGAATTAGCTGCCAAAGAATCATTTGTGTTTAACAGCCCGCTGGATGTGATGCTGGAGTTTAGTTTGCTCAAGCAGGATAGTACTTTTTTAAATCGATACTTGGGCTTGGACTTTGGATACCATGCAGGTGAGCGGAGTTATTTACGGTTTTTTACCAAAAGGCAGTCCGGCGATTTATTGAGTAGCTCTGGGATGGACACGGTGAGTGTACTGCCAGATGTGGCAGACTTCAGGTGGAATCAATATGGGCTGGGCTGGGAGTGGGATGCTTTGGATTTTCCATATTTTCCCCGGAGGGGTACTAAGATTAATGTTCAAGTCTCTATAGGCAATAAAAAAATACTGGAAAACACGGGCATTCCCTCTGATGTATATGGGGGATTAGACCTGAATACCCCCCAGTATGCAGGCTGGGCATCGGTGGAGACGCACGTGTTTGTCAGTCAGAACTGGGGGATGTGGTTTCGCGGGAGTGGTGGACTGATAGAAAATGAAAACCTACTTTTGAACGATTTGTATAGAATAGGAGGGCTCAAATCCATACGCGGATTCAATGAGAAGTTCTTTTTTGCAAGATCCTATGCTTATGTCAATGCAGAACAGCGGCTTTTTTTTGGGGAAAATTCATATCTATTGGCATTTGCTGATTTTGGCATCTTGGAAAACCCTTTCTTTGTATCAGCTATAGACAGGCCGGTCTCCTTTGGTGCAGGAATCAATCTGGACACCGGATCGGGAGTTTTTAGCTTTATTTATGGTGTAGGTAAATCCAATTTGCAAACTTTGCAGTTCTCCCATTCTAAGATTCATTTTGGCTATTTAGCCCGTTTTTGAGCATGAAAAAACAGTACATTCAAATTTTCATTTTTCTGATCGGATTGTTATCCATTCCAAGATTGAATGCTCAGGTACTTGAAGATTACAATCAGGACTGGGAGGAAGGAGAGCGCGAAACTTGGTTTAGCTCCAATGACCGTCTGGTGGTGGATTTGAACCTGGAGACTTTTCCTTTGGCTTCATTTTCATTTGAGTTTCCGGATCACTCTGTGGTTTTTGTAGGAGAAAAGCTTTGGTTTTTCACCGAGAATGACACCGCATTTACCCAGGAAGTAGGAGCTTTTAAGGAGAATTTTGAGGGTAAGGAGGCTAAGCTCATGGTATTCAAAGAGGGGATTTCCGTAGAAGATGCAAAAGTCCAAAAAATCCTATCGAAACAGTCAGCTTTAAAGGGAGATCAAACTGCAGGATTGGCTATTCACAAGAGAGCTTTGGATAGACAGACCATCCGGGATTTTTATATAGTAGCATTATTAATTTCACTATTGATTATTGCTATTTATAAATGGGCTTACCCATATAATTTCTCCATTTTAGCTAAGCCTTCTTCTATGTTAAATGCAGAAGATTTTTCTGAAAGTGGAGGCCTACAGAAGTTTTTCTCATTAGATATTCTGTTTTATGTCTTCGTAGTTAATATGCTATTGTGTTTGGTTTTGCTCACAGGGCTGGTGTTTTTCCGGCAGGAGTGGGTGAGTACCCGTATAGATTTGAGTTTTGGGGCACTGCTGACTATGTGGGGTTTCGGTACTTTATTCCTATTGCTGCTTGCGATGCTGAAGTTCACCGGGATCAAAATATTGGCATTCCTGTTTGATCTAGGCAAAATCGAGTTTCCACATTTCTTTTATTTGCTGAGGCTGATGATGATTTCTATATTGATCATGTCAGTTGTTTCTATGTTTTTTTTAATGAACGAATTTTATTTGGTAAAACCTGTCTTAGAACTCTCATTTACAGGGTTGTTTTGGTTCTATATGGCAGGGATTTTTGGCTTGTTTTTAATTATGGTGAATAGACTGGGCTTTAAGAAATACCATTTATTTACTTACCTTTGCATCGCAGAATTAGTGCCTTTTTTAATCTTGGCTAAGTTGATGCTGGATTTTGGGTATTAATTTATCTGCAAATCACCAACAAGGAATAACAATAAAGCATGAGCGCAGTTACCAAAGACAGGTTTAGACCAGTAAAAAGTATTCTCGTATCACAACCTGCCCCTAGCGGAGCCA
This genomic window from Algoriphagus sp. TR-M9 contains:
- a CDS encoding STAS domain-containing protein yields the protein MLTINTVHENGHDILTLQGEVDASNSVMLDEAITNLVESGSKSILVDAKGLEYISSAGLGVFMSYLEDFQEKEIDLKIYALSERVLEVFNILGLDQLMNLYQDKKSALSD
- a CDS encoding ATP-binding protein; its protein translation is MDYQLNIYCQTNALSELRAFLQKTFASLHLSDMDQHQITLAVEEVCANLIIHSHQCNGQDQIELKVKKLAGKLIVEIKDRGQAFNMLDYEVPDLNHVKGSKRKGGLGIILVKKIMDEIEFESSKGINTCRLIKWFRS
- a CDS encoding peptidylprolyl isomerase, which codes for MTNRTVSAFIILFLLGISSPLAAEAFWQSPNQDMPLLTIGDEPIDKDELIYLISKGNNSDSGTAGMSREEFDENLDLFINYKLKVKEAESLGLDQTPEFKREFESFQENLKSPFLIRNSLEEGELRKAYARMQEVIHASHILLKFPPNASKDDSVTVLRMALKLKEEINNGADINELALEYSEDPSAQANKGDLGYFTALQMVQPFEDAAFSLQPGQVSDPVLTDFGYHIIKVQDRQPNPGQVRVSHILVRINEDLPNGEDQAKRKVADIYTEIQKESTIWEDIVKTYSEDPSTSQKGGMLPWFSVGSMIPEFEMAAFSLTEIGEVSPPIQTRYGYHILRLESKKPLDSFESMEESIRSRILRDSRSTMIQSQVMAIQKSRYGFEENEAVVQDLESKLNDITQNQLLEELKAGESSNLFTLQGKPYSTSDLANFIAEKELIMNTQHGIFSAWYERFAADVLNEVEEADLAANNKEYRMLLKEYRDGILLFSLMNDQVWQKGLNDSIGQLKYYQDHIENYQWKDRVNALIVKVLDLKQLETAKNALQGKSLSDGLISSFDSDVISSNPSAYQEEHGLIEYQTHPVLAQADLNKNLQEIEANGHLHLVLLGDQVPAGPRKFEESRGMVIRDYQEYLNEALIDRLKKKYPININPKAKEETFVALNQ
- a CDS encoding DUF721 domain-containing protein, which encodes MARDSYFSRKKEAAPLESAFNDLLKAYRLEGKFREKSLVHDWPELVGKTIADRTSSVFVRDKKLFVKLSSGPIKKELMMNKSKVLAMIDEKYGVGVIEDLICT
- the hemW gene encoding radical SAM family heme chaperone HemW, coding for MAGIYIHIPFCRQACHYCDFHFSTNLDRKAHMVQMICKELNLRKAYLSDLSIETVYFGGGTPSLLEAQELEQILDTISDTFGSAWEEVTLEANPDDLSKENLHSWKSLGIDRLSLGIQSFEEKVLKFYNRAHSAEESRLAIENARKVGFEKFSLDLIYGFPHADHALWKRDLTMAINQNPGHISSYALTVEPKTALGNWTEKGKFIPADEDFVAEQFELLQEMTASAGYIQYEVSNFGKPGEFALHNMNYWKAVPFLGVGPSAHSFDGKDRGANPSNNALYLKSLEKEQVPFEKEQLSAEENLNEYILTGLRTIWGIDLDEIKEKYQVDLAQDKERILAQMQEEGWLIWKENHLSLSKSGKLLADSISSALFI
- a CDS encoding BamA/TamA family outer membrane protein → MKLSVLVCLFYFFWAGPKAFSQTGFWLKMEDGRSVSSWQSFPSAIQALAKVDSTLSGLQASGFLEAYATEEYLAQDSLLVVLELGNEYLWEDLRTDQVPLALRNKVAPVTSSYADAERWMKGVIRNAENSGFPFAQLKIDSLAREGNRLSGTIVYDSGPIILWDSLAVEGNTSTKINYLQQLTGIKAGEPFSQNQLEVAEQILRRSPYFRLVAPAALSFQIKKAKPTFTLSDRNTNVFDGVIGFLPNENEPGKMLITGQLDLQLYHLGGRGRDISVNWQRLNVQSQSLELAAKESFVFNSPLDVMLEFSLLKQDSTFLNRYLGLDFGYHAGERSYLRFFTKRQSGDLLSSSGMDTVSVLPDVADFRWNQYGLGWEWDALDFPYFPRRGTKINVQVSIGNKKILENTGIPSDVYGGLDLNTPQYAGWASVETHVFVSQNWGMWFRGSGGLIENENLLLNDLYRIGGLKSIRGFNEKFFFARSYAYVNAEQRLFFGENSYLLAFADFGILENPFFVSAIDRPVSFGAGINLDTGSGVFSFIYGVGKSNLQTLQFSHSKIHFGYLARF
- a CDS encoding SpoIIE family protein phosphatase, translated to MIKRPPIHIGKLSLLLAILVWLALLFVDLVRLFGILNEMDSGIAVEFTWILESLFFLTVYFFYKYSISTSSQSDFLNLIWRGASTGLFALAVSLFIGLFYMALGDSKLATEPFLMNFFYHINFGLITIFLISTSLLWRHLILYQKTKRVMKQWQAFEFAMLGAILLVFFDRGQIGYSYIFGFVFLGILAVILSGNLKWIPYLTFKEKWKSLLFLSIIIFCAGFLFYETYFFSSEERYPVNLTSNLFLLALFWFILVYALFSFLVTLFNLPTSSVFEQKLTEAINFQRLSQSIQPEENEEQVLDILMDSCMSAAYADAAWLQMNTEEYPDGFFQERFIDEQTRAEVSELIQKQKSAQEWATDSKPDNLNPLAVRIAHPKFQSALLVPLIINKAAIGRMVLCKEVSDGFNKEMVNIISTFGRQACIAVENHRLLNQAIQNERYQEELKIAQRVQKSLLPDKLDHNEHFEICAYSHAADEVGGDYYDTFQLDQHRFVLIIGDVSGKGTSAAFHMSQMKGIFQSLIQLNLSMQEFMIRANSALSKCLERNHFITASILLINTQEQSITHSRAGHMPTLMYQKNRNIAEYLSVDGLGLGILRNKQYEKHVEEKTFTYLTGDVLVLFTDGIVEAKNKKSQQFGFERIRTLLEVYHERTPHEIREIIIDSLHTFVEGDGLIDDDYSLMVVRFTNPVTENINKS
- a CDS encoding DUF4271 domain-containing protein, translated to MKKQYIQIFIFLIGLLSIPRLNAQVLEDYNQDWEEGERETWFSSNDRLVVDLNLETFPLASFSFEFPDHSVVFVGEKLWFFTENDTAFTQEVGAFKENFEGKEAKLMVFKEGISVEDAKVQKILSKQSALKGDQTAGLAIHKRALDRQTIRDFYIVALLISLLIIAIYKWAYPYNFSILAKPSSMLNAEDFSESGGLQKFFSLDILFYVFVVNMLLCLVLLTGLVFFRQEWVSTRIDLSFGALLTMWGFGTLFLLLLAMLKFTGIKILAFLFDLGKIEFPHFFYLLRLMMISILIMSVVSMFFLMNEFYLVKPVLELSFTGLFWFYMAGIFGLFLIMVNRLGFKKYHLFTYLCIAELVPFLILAKLMLDFGY
- a CDS encoding peptidylprolyl isomerase — its product is MKLHKHLTIAFLFCLLFASVRAQEPAPTGQVLDKIVAKVDNYILLESDIQKTYLEALSQRQQGAEPPTRCQVFESLMINKLMVAKAEIDSVMVTDAEVQLQTEQRFSMVLQQFGGDESTLVEAYGKTADQLKSEIQEVIREQLIVQRMRTRITEGLTVSPAEVRDFFYSIPTDSLPFFSAEVTVGQIVKKPEVNEQTKEAVYNQLKQFKADILAGNADFADLARQYSEDPGSAVNGGDLGFSSKGQMVPEYETAALGLRQGEISDPVESDFGFHMIQLLEKKGTTYNTRHILIIPKATEADIVKSERFLDSLKTEIQAGKIDFAKAAKENSDDRNTSDNGGFFTDPATSSNRLTLRTLEDPVLYFTLDSMEVGNITEPIRFEDPREGTKVRILYYKAKYPAHRANLEDDYEKLKAATLRKKEDELLETWFLTAKEDIFIDLDPTYDRCNALTEK